A genomic region of Marinobacter sp. NP-4(2019) contains the following coding sequences:
- a CDS encoding DUF1826 domain-containing protein, translating into MAHKPAALGKPIAVIGDQPECLTEIFRDEINLAVWNRSLQPRVTRFAGSIGGSQ; encoded by the coding sequence ATGGCACATAAACCAGCAGCACTGGGAAAGCCGATTGCCGTTATCGGCGATCAGCCCGAATGCCTGACTGAAATCTTTCGGGACGAGATCAACCTGGCTGTCTGGAATCGTTCGTTGCAGCCCCGGGTTACGAGGTTTGCCGGATCAATCGGTGGGAGCCAGTAA
- a CDS encoding CHAD domain-containing protein produces the protein MTDLFLIRHGKSSWADESLRDQERPLNARGQQQLRALARAAQHLGALDGLVLSSHARRATQTLAGITAGKGPHTRIITKAELYTFDYRVLLKQLAIAEDERTITIVGHNPALLDLASYLLESPPDSFPTGSLMHIRLPARPWSQLKKRSGTLQALLTPKDISYSQFIRKRKKTPRTSNKPLANHIPDVLVHQYQLMRDLEAGVMHGFDDEFLHQYRIAIRRSRAIAESVVELTGDTGLKKASRHLKRHARATSALRDLHVFIANFDKTLGEAGALSFFQSAANTRHQQLKEHLQKPTYQREMDHWYRLISSSAFRKLLGKLTHQDIRNALSRRIRHYNELALTLDEHSPDEDIHTLRKLLKRIRYLIELDKPTLGAGIKDLKRWQQCLGDFQDLHVQLELLEQFQNTESCIDTGSGTINTLTNSLKRKKAKLRNKILTLGKIREIRA, from the coding sequence ATGACCGACCTGTTCCTGATACGACATGGAAAATCGAGTTGGGCCGACGAGTCCCTCCGGGACCAGGAACGCCCGCTCAATGCCCGTGGTCAACAGCAGTTACGGGCACTGGCCCGGGCCGCACAGCACCTGGGCGCACTGGACGGCCTCGTTCTTTCAAGTCATGCCAGGCGTGCCACGCAGACATTGGCAGGAATCACGGCGGGAAAGGGCCCGCATACCAGGATCATTACCAAGGCAGAACTGTACACCTTTGACTACCGGGTTCTCCTGAAGCAGCTGGCGATCGCTGAGGATGAGCGCACCATAACCATCGTCGGCCATAACCCCGCCCTGCTGGACCTGGCGTCGTACCTCCTTGAAAGTCCACCGGACAGCTTTCCAACCGGCAGCCTGATGCACATTCGCTTGCCGGCACGGCCGTGGAGCCAACTCAAGAAGCGAAGCGGTACGTTGCAGGCCTTGTTAACACCAAAAGACATCAGCTACTCGCAGTTCATCCGCAAACGCAAAAAGACACCACGAACCTCAAACAAGCCGCTGGCAAACCACATTCCGGATGTGCTGGTTCATCAATACCAACTCATGCGGGACCTGGAAGCCGGCGTGATGCACGGATTTGATGATGAGTTTCTTCACCAGTACCGGATCGCGATCAGGCGCTCCCGCGCCATTGCAGAATCCGTGGTCGAGCTGACGGGTGACACCGGCCTGAAAAAAGCGTCCAGACACTTGAAGCGCCATGCCAGGGCAACCAGTGCCCTGCGAGATCTCCATGTGTTTATTGCAAATTTCGACAAAACACTGGGCGAAGCCGGGGCGCTGTCGTTCTTCCAGTCGGCAGCCAATACCCGACACCAGCAGCTAAAAGAGCACCTGCAAAAACCAACCTATCAGCGGGAAATGGACCACTGGTATCGACTGATCAGCTCTTCCGCCTTCCGAAAACTCCTCGGAAAGCTTACCCACCAGGATATCCGAAACGCCCTTTCACGGCGTATACGTCACTACAACGAACTCGCACTAACACTGGATGAACACTCCCCGGACGAAGACATCCACACCTTGCGCAAATTGCTCAAACGCATCCGTTACCTGATTGAACTGGACAAACCCACCCTGGGTGCGGGCATCAAGGACCTGAAACGGTGGCAACAATGTCTGGGTGATTTTCAGGACCTTCATGTCCAGCTTGAACTGCTAGAACAGTTCCAGAACACGGAAAGTTGCATCGACACCGGCAGCGGGACAATCAACACTCTCACAAACAGCCTGAAACGAAAAAAGGCCAAGCTGCGGAACAAGATTCTTACCCTCGGGAAAATTCGTGAAATCAGAGCATGA
- a CDS encoding sulfite exporter TauE/SafE family protein — MDEVSLVHILLANLTLLAGACLQGVAGYGIGTFSAPLLFLISPLFVPAPLVLNAVLLTVFMLFRYHESLQIREVRFAIGGGALGTVLAGLTLLILSPKGFELIFGVLILTGVLLSIGGLRPRLNARNSVLAGAASTYMGTITAVGGPPIALIYQNEKGPLVRANMSAFFLVASFFSVTALFASGYLGTRELNLFALTFPGVLGGFWLSGKLVHRLPVDGLRPIILGIATVAGAAALARGLLTLQM, encoded by the coding sequence TTGGACGAAGTATCCCTGGTTCATATTCTGCTTGCCAACCTGACGTTACTTGCAGGTGCTTGCCTACAGGGAGTTGCGGGTTACGGTATAGGCACTTTTTCCGCGCCACTGTTGTTCCTGATCAGCCCATTATTTGTGCCCGCCCCGCTCGTTCTCAACGCCGTGCTTCTGACGGTATTCATGCTGTTCCGGTACCATGAATCGTTGCAGATCCGCGAAGTACGTTTCGCCATCGGAGGCGGTGCATTAGGCACCGTACTTGCCGGCCTGACACTGCTAATCCTGTCACCCAAGGGCTTCGAGCTGATCTTCGGGGTACTGATACTGACCGGAGTACTGCTGAGCATTGGCGGCTTACGCCCAAGACTGAACGCCCGCAACAGCGTGCTGGCGGGTGCTGCGTCCACCTACATGGGTACGATTACCGCGGTGGGCGGGCCGCCCATCGCGCTGATATACCAGAATGAAAAGGGGCCATTGGTGCGCGCGAACATGTCCGCCTTCTTTCTGGTTGCCAGCTTTTTCAGCGTCACTGCGCTGTTTGCCTCCGGCTATCTCGGCACCCGGGAACTCAACCTGTTCGCCCTCACGTTTCCCGGTGTTCTGGGCGGTTTCTGGCTCTCGGGGAAACTGGTCCACCGCCTGCCGGTAGACGGACTTCGACCTATTATTCTTGGAATCGCCACCGTAGCAGGTGCGGCGGCTCTGGCTCGTGGCTTACTGACACTCCAGATGTAA
- a CDS encoding methyl-accepting chemotaxis protein, with protein MTLMTRLKIRSRLLLAVLLPVLLTAATIAWITASQISANGEAELERLEDSLLDARKTGLKNLVDAARAVVLEAKNDPDLSEREAKEAAAARLRSIRFDKTNYVFAYTRDVYNLAYAPDPSKEGPTDNPTLRKLVGNLFDAADSGGFYGYDWVNPASGNEEPKVSYSTIIPDWDWMVGAGVYVTDIDAVVNAAREDIEKNIQATLGIILAVTVIVVLAALAIGLFVGRTVTRPLKAVSDMMQEIADGEGDLRQRLPDEGTDELAELGRRFNNFVIKIQNTMREVGSTTEQVASAAEELSRVANETRTSVQEQGSETDQIASAINEMAATIQQISGNANEVESAASDADRMARDGGETITNAQAAVNRLSGEIDETARSINALAEKSDDIQQVLDVIHAVTEQTNLLALNAAIEAARAGEHGRGFSVVADEVRQLAKRSAESADQIREMIGGFVSESRAAVERMNASRDHSTETVERINHATSALGTIEKSVGQIHDQVTQIATAAEQQSQVAEEINQNVVRIVDAAQRSDTGVTQTNEASHELARLGESLRTLVGQFKV; from the coding sequence ATGACACTGATGACCCGACTAAAAATCCGTTCCCGACTGCTACTGGCTGTATTGCTACCCGTCCTGCTGACGGCTGCCACCATTGCCTGGATTACTGCAAGTCAGATCAGTGCTAACGGAGAGGCAGAACTCGAACGTCTGGAGGACAGCCTGCTGGATGCCCGTAAAACCGGGCTGAAGAATCTGGTGGATGCAGCCCGCGCCGTGGTCTTGGAAGCCAAGAACGACCCCGACCTGTCGGAGCGGGAAGCCAAGGAGGCGGCGGCAGCCCGTTTGCGTTCGATTCGTTTCGACAAAACCAATTATGTCTTTGCGTACACCCGGGACGTCTACAATCTGGCCTATGCCCCGGATCCTTCGAAGGAAGGCCCCACGGATAATCCGACACTCAGGAAACTGGTTGGCAACCTGTTTGATGCTGCAGATAGCGGTGGTTTTTATGGGTACGATTGGGTGAACCCCGCTTCCGGCAACGAAGAACCCAAGGTGTCCTACTCGACGATTATTCCGGACTGGGACTGGATGGTCGGTGCCGGCGTATACGTGACGGATATTGACGCCGTGGTCAATGCCGCTCGCGAGGATATCGAAAAGAACATTCAGGCCACTCTTGGCATTATCCTGGCGGTGACGGTGATTGTCGTTCTGGCGGCGCTGGCCATTGGCCTGTTTGTTGGCCGCACGGTAACCAGGCCGCTGAAAGCCGTCAGTGACATGATGCAGGAAATCGCCGACGGTGAGGGCGACCTGCGCCAGCGCCTGCCCGATGAAGGTACCGATGAGCTGGCGGAACTGGGGCGGCGCTTCAACAACTTCGTTATCAAGATCCAGAACACCATGCGTGAAGTGGGCAGCACCACGGAGCAAGTGGCCTCGGCTGCTGAAGAGTTGAGCCGGGTGGCGAACGAAACCCGGACGTCGGTCCAGGAGCAGGGATCGGAAACCGACCAGATTGCCTCCGCAATCAACGAAATGGCGGCAACCATCCAGCAGATTTCGGGTAACGCCAATGAGGTTGAGAGTGCCGCCTCAGACGCCGATCGCATGGCCCGCGATGGCGGTGAGACCATCACCAATGCGCAGGCTGCGGTTAACCGGCTGTCCGGCGAAATTGACGAGACTGCCCGCAGCATCAATGCCCTGGCTGAGAAGTCCGATGACATTCAGCAGGTGCTGGATGTGATTCATGCCGTTACCGAGCAGACCAATCTGCTGGCACTGAATGCGGCTATTGAAGCGGCGCGTGCCGGTGAACATGGTCGTGGTTTCTCGGTGGTGGCCGATGAAGTTCGTCAGTTGGCCAAGCGCAGCGCCGAGTCCGCGGACCAGATCCGCGAGATGATTGGTGGCTTCGTCAGTGAGTCACGAGCGGCAGTCGAGCGTATGAATGCGTCCCGTGATCATTCCACGGAAACCGTAGAGCGAATCAATCACGCCACCAGTGCGCTGGGCACCATCGAAAAATCGGTTGGCCAGATCCACGATCAGGTCACCCAGATCGCAACCGCGGCCGAGCAGCAAAGCCAGGTGGCAGAAGAGATCAACCAGAACGTGGTGCGCATTGTCGATGCCGCCCAGCGCAGCGATACCGGCGTGACCCAGACTAATGAGGCAAGCCATGAGCTGGCGCGTCTTGGCGAAAGCCTGCGGACCCTGGTTGGCCAGTTCAAGGTATAA
- a CDS encoding penicillin acylase family protein, protein MRQKTRLGGVALTAILLSGCLSSSGGSDNDSNAPAPVVGGEQQLFKATVKRTAFGIPHIEADDFVSMGYAYGYVQAEDNLCLLAEDTLTVRGLRARFLGADGSYQIPSNGATTTNLNADFFWRATATDEAIRPLKTGSDPEVGEASRGYVAGFNRYLEELRNGQHPGRHEACRGEPWLMPMEVDDMYRRYLRLAVLASSSVFVDGVATAQPPATDVPELSADEILDALAEAGIDDSEDLPFPFADELPIGSNMYGLSAGASRTGESMLFGNPHFPWEKTERLYLAHLKVGDQAEIMGAALYGLPAVLIGFNDQFAWSHTVSTAYRFSFYELTLNPADPTQYLYEGEFVDMEATDITVQALGDNGEVTDVTRTLYSSRYGPMLTFEAAGVPILNWSNAKAYTLRDANAENDRLLNQFFRWNQADSFEEFVELHGSVLGVPWVNTVATGPGKPAYYGDLTVVPNVPDAKAQTCATPLSPVFDLLAPGLPLMDGARADCQWDTDADAPAEGVFGRSNLPSLQRDDWVHNCNDSYWVTNPAEPLTGFAAIIGDEETPRTLRTRKCMQQVIQRLDGSDGRPGSTGFELANLQDIVLDSSLMSEQLARDAVLSAYCPLGTLLGSDGQPVDITEACAVLQAWDGTHNLGSVGGHIWREFWRNIDPLPAESPDKWLTPFDPSDPVNTPATLNVLSPLVQAAFADGVKAIQDSPMAMDAAMGDLQVSGIHDTVIPVFGGEGFEGAFTIASSRPHDISDGRYDVKYGNSYIQTVTWDDQGQPVAEGFVTYSQSTDPASPYFRDMTEAYSGKQWIRFPYTEADIESDPELVRYRLVELAR, encoded by the coding sequence ATGAGACAAAAAACCAGACTGGGCGGGGTTGCCCTCACGGCAATCCTGCTTTCCGGCTGCCTGAGCAGCAGTGGCGGCAGCGATAATGACTCAAACGCCCCAGCGCCTGTCGTTGGCGGCGAACAGCAACTTTTCAAGGCAACCGTTAAACGCACCGCTTTCGGTATTCCCCATATCGAAGCCGATGATTTCGTCAGCATGGGATACGCGTACGGGTACGTGCAGGCGGAAGACAATCTCTGCCTGCTAGCGGAGGATACCCTGACCGTGCGCGGCTTGCGTGCCCGTTTCCTCGGGGCGGATGGCTCATATCAGATCCCGTCCAACGGTGCGACCACCACCAACCTCAATGCTGACTTTTTCTGGCGGGCAACCGCCACGGACGAAGCCATCCGGCCCCTCAAGACCGGCAGTGATCCGGAAGTGGGGGAGGCATCCCGTGGTTATGTTGCCGGGTTTAACCGTTACCTTGAAGAGCTGAGGAACGGTCAGCATCCCGGGCGCCATGAGGCCTGTCGCGGTGAACCCTGGCTGATGCCGATGGAAGTGGATGATATGTACCGCCGGTATCTCCGCCTTGCAGTTCTGGCGTCGTCATCGGTCTTTGTTGATGGTGTGGCGACGGCGCAGCCGCCGGCCACGGACGTACCGGAACTGTCCGCGGACGAGATTCTGGATGCCCTTGCGGAGGCGGGGATTGATGACAGCGAAGACCTGCCCTTCCCATTTGCGGATGAATTACCGATCGGCAGCAACATGTACGGCTTGTCTGCCGGTGCCAGTCGAACCGGTGAGTCGATGTTGTTTGGCAATCCGCATTTTCCATGGGAGAAGACCGAACGCCTCTATCTCGCTCACCTGAAAGTCGGGGATCAGGCCGAGATCATGGGGGCTGCGCTCTATGGCCTGCCGGCGGTGCTGATTGGTTTTAATGATCAGTTCGCCTGGAGCCACACGGTTTCCACCGCGTATCGCTTCAGTTTCTATGAGCTGACCCTGAACCCCGCCGACCCTACCCAGTATCTGTACGAGGGTGAGTTTGTGGATATGGAGGCCACCGACATCACCGTGCAGGCGCTGGGTGACAATGGCGAGGTGACCGACGTTACCCGCACACTCTACAGTTCCCGTTACGGGCCCATGCTGACCTTTGAAGCGGCAGGTGTGCCGATACTGAACTGGTCAAACGCCAAGGCCTACACCCTGCGTGATGCCAATGCCGAGAATGACCGCCTGCTGAACCAATTTTTCCGCTGGAATCAGGCTGACAGTTTCGAGGAGTTTGTGGAACTGCATGGTAGCGTGCTGGGCGTGCCCTGGGTTAATACCGTGGCAACCGGACCGGGCAAGCCGGCCTATTACGGCGACCTGACCGTAGTGCCCAATGTGCCGGATGCCAAGGCACAGACCTGCGCCACGCCGTTGTCCCCGGTATTTGATCTGCTGGCTCCGGGCCTGCCGCTGATGGATGGTGCCCGCGCCGACTGTCAGTGGGACACAGACGCGGATGCCCCCGCCGAGGGTGTGTTCGGGCGCTCGAATCTTCCGTCCCTGCAGCGGGATGACTGGGTGCACAACTGCAATGACAGTTACTGGGTGACTAACCCCGCCGAGCCGCTGACCGGATTCGCCGCCATCATCGGTGACGAGGAAACTCCCCGTACCCTGCGTACCCGTAAATGTATGCAGCAGGTTATCCAGCGCCTTGATGGTTCCGATGGTAGGCCGGGCAGTACCGGCTTCGAGCTGGCCAATCTGCAGGACATTGTTCTGGACAGCTCGCTGATGTCCGAGCAACTGGCGCGTGACGCAGTGTTGAGCGCCTATTGCCCGCTCGGTACATTGTTGGGCAGTGATGGTCAGCCGGTGGATATAACCGAAGCCTGCGCGGTGCTTCAGGCCTGGGATGGCACTCACAACCTGGGTTCGGTGGGCGGCCATATCTGGCGGGAGTTCTGGCGCAACATCGATCCGTTGCCGGCGGAATCACCGGACAAGTGGCTGACGCCGTTTGATCCCTCCGACCCGGTCAACACCCCGGCCACTCTCAATGTTCTGAGTCCTCTGGTGCAGGCGGCTTTTGCCGATGGGGTGAAGGCCATACAGGACTCGCCGATGGCGATGGACGCTGCCATGGGCGACCTCCAGGTTTCCGGTATTCACGACACGGTGATCCCGGTGTTTGGCGGTGAGGGATTCGAAGGAGCGTTTACCATCGCCAGTTCGCGCCCACACGATATCAGCGATGGTCGATACGACGTTAAGTACGGCAACAGTTATATCCAGACCGTGACCTGGGATGACCAGGGGCAACCGGTTGCGGAAGGGTTCGTGACCTATTCCCAGTCAACCGACCCGGCATCGCCCTACTTCAGGGATATGACGGAGGCCTATTCCGGTAAACAATGGATCCGCTTCCCATACACGGAGGCAGACATCGAAAGTGATCCGGAGCTGGTACGATATCGCCTGGTGGAACTGGCGCGATAG
- a CDS encoding DUF1826 domain-containing protein: MGASNVGRLATGSIGLLKGEASDGNEGRGLVHRSPAPGEHPRLVLALDWL; this comes from the coding sequence GTGGGAGCCAGTAACGTGGGGCGCCTTGCGACCGGGTCCATTGGGCTGCTCAAGGGCGAAGCGTCGGACGGAAACGAGGGGCGCGGCCTTGTTCACAGGTCTCCGGCCCCTGGAGAGCACCCACGATTGGTCCTGGCGCTGGACTGGCTTTGA
- a CDS encoding YchJ family protein yields MTAQSSIEQQRCPCGSGEAYHACCRPLHQGGPAPTPEALMRSRYCAFVFRLADYLLETWHQSTRPPFLDLEQSPDWSSLRILESSVRGDAGTVHFRAVYRLGDGWGYLEEVSNFIREEGRWYYVSGETSEGQLKPGRNEPCPCGSGKKYKACCL; encoded by the coding sequence ATGACAGCTCAATCCTCCATTGAACAGCAACGCTGCCCCTGTGGTTCGGGCGAAGCCTACCATGCCTGTTGTCGGCCGTTGCATCAAGGCGGCCCGGCACCGACGCCGGAAGCGTTGATGCGCTCGCGTTATTGCGCCTTCGTGTTCAGGCTTGCCGACTATCTGCTGGAAACCTGGCACCAAAGTACCCGCCCCCCATTCCTGGATCTTGAACAGTCGCCGGACTGGTCGTCCCTTCGCATTCTTGAATCTTCTGTCCGGGGTGATGCCGGAACGGTACATTTCCGCGCGGTCTACCGTCTCGGCGATGGTTGGGGGTATCTGGAAGAGGTATCGAACTTCATAAGGGAAGAGGGGCGTTGGTACTACGTGTCCGGCGAAACTTCGGAAGGCCAGTTGAAACCCGGCCGCAACGAGCCGTGCCCCTGTGGTAGCGGTAAAAAATACAAGGCCTGTTGTCTTTGA
- a CDS encoding TRAP transporter substrate-binding protein yields MTFRKPFLAAFTLVLSLLSTSLMAEKTHTIRLAETWGPGSPILGETTRHMAAMAEQMSGGRLQFRIDSSNKHKAPFGIFDLVRQGQYDMGHTASYYYKGTIPNAMYFTTVPFGMLAPEQYAWFYYGGGMELMEKVYKPFDLLSFPGGNTGNQMGGWFREEIKSLEDLKGLKMRTPGFAGEVMAELGVAVTNIPPGELYTALERGTIDALEWVGPALDLPMGFHQIADYYYSGWQEPGAEVQFLINQKTWDSLPEDLQEVLRVAMRTAAYDMYIKTMHESGEAWDRMKEDYPNVTHKTFPPEVIEALRDATEKLLAEEAEKDPLAKEIITSQREYMKKIRKWTNISDKAYLNSISTD; encoded by the coding sequence ATGACTTTCCGCAAACCCTTCCTCGCAGCTTTTACGTTAGTGCTGTCTCTTCTCAGCACTTCGCTGATGGCCGAAAAAACGCACACCATCCGACTGGCGGAAACCTGGGGGCCGGGCTCGCCGATCCTCGGGGAAACGACCCGACATATGGCCGCGATGGCTGAGCAGATGTCCGGTGGTCGCCTGCAGTTCCGTATTGACTCTTCCAACAAGCACAAGGCGCCATTCGGTATTTTCGATCTGGTGCGCCAGGGTCAGTACGACATGGGGCACACCGCCTCTTATTACTACAAGGGCACGATTCCCAACGCCATGTATTTCACCACGGTACCGTTTGGCATGCTGGCCCCCGAGCAGTATGCCTGGTTCTATTACGGTGGCGGTATGGAACTGATGGAAAAGGTCTACAAGCCCTTCGATTTACTGTCGTTTCCGGGTGGCAATACCGGTAATCAGATGGGGGGATGGTTCCGTGAGGAGATTAAGTCCCTGGAAGACCTGAAAGGCCTGAAAATGCGCACCCCGGGTTTCGCCGGCGAGGTTATGGCCGAGCTGGGCGTGGCTGTGACCAATATCCCGCCGGGTGAACTCTATACTGCTCTGGAGCGCGGTACCATTGACGCCCTTGAGTGGGTGGGACCGGCACTGGATCTGCCCATGGGCTTTCACCAGATCGCCGATTACTACTACTCAGGCTGGCAGGAGCCGGGTGCGGAGGTTCAGTTTCTGATCAACCAGAAAACCTGGGACAGCCTGCCAGAAGACCTTCAGGAGGTCCTGAGGGTGGCGATGCGTACCGCCGCCTATGACATGTATATAAAAACCATGCATGAAAGCGGCGAAGCGTGGGACCGCATGAAGGAAGACTACCCCAACGTGACCCACAAGACCTTCCCGCCGGAAGTGATTGAAGCCCTCCGGGATGCAACCGAAAAGCTGCTGGCCGAAGAGGCCGAGAAGGATCCGTTGGCGAAGGAAATCATTACTTCCCAGCGTGAATACATGAAGAAAATCCGCAAGTGGACCAATATCTCTGACAAGGCCTACCTGAACAGTATCTCCACCGACTGA
- a CDS encoding hotdog fold thioesterase, whose translation MAIWTQTPNLEQMMEASRNTAVHHMGIEYLEVGDDYVKGRMPVDERTVQPFGILHGGASVVLAETLGSMAANCCLKDPNTVAVGLDINANHIRPVTEGWVYGTARALHIGSATQVWEIRLENEQGKTTCISRLTMAVTKRP comes from the coding sequence ATGGCAATCTGGACCCAGACCCCCAACCTCGAACAAATGATGGAAGCCAGCAGGAACACGGCGGTGCATCACATGGGCATCGAGTACCTGGAAGTTGGTGATGATTATGTCAAAGGCCGCATGCCGGTTGATGAGCGCACCGTTCAGCCTTTTGGCATCCTGCACGGCGGTGCCTCCGTTGTGCTGGCGGAAACCCTGGGGAGCATGGCGGCGAACTGCTGCCTGAAAGACCCCAACACGGTTGCCGTGGGACTGGACATCAACGCCAATCACATTCGCCCGGTGACGGAGGGGTGGGTGTATGGCACGGCCAGGGCGCTGCACATTGGCAGCGCCACCCAGGTGTGGGAAATCCGCCTTGAGAATGAACAGGGCAAGACCACCTGTATTTCCCGCCTGACCATGGCCGTGACTAAACGTCCGTAA